From the genome of Marinobacter sp. F4206:
GGTTGTTTCCGCCGCAAACCCCACGGTGAACGGCGCATCGGTGCGTGCGGCAATCGTCGCCAGCGTGTCTGGATTGCGCACCAGGGGCAACGCCATCTGGTCAGCAGATTTCTTGATTTTGTCCCCGGCACAGGTTTCCGGGCGGTAGTCGGCCACCGCCGCACTCGCGATAAACAGGTCGCAGCCCTCATCCACGGCGGTGGACGATTCACGCAACATGTCTTCTGCGGTGACCACGTTCCGGATCTGGACATTGGGCGGCACCGCAATATTCACCGGCCCGCTGACCAACACCACCTCGGCACCGGCATTCCGCGCGGCCACTGCCAGGGCATAGCCCATTTTCCCGGAACTGTGATTACTGATGTAACGCACCGGGTCGATGGGCTCACGGGTCGGCCCCGCGGTGATCACCACCCGTTTACCCACCAGAGGACCATCCCGCCTGTCGTCATTGATAAACCCGGCCAGCACCAGCGGCTCCAGCATTCGGCCCGGGCCGGTGTCGCCACACGCCTGTTCACCCTGGTCCGGCCCCCACAGGGTGATCTGCGGATCCTCCTGCAACAACCGGATATTCCGCTGGGTACGGCAATTACCCCACATCGCCTGGTTCATCGCCGGGGCCACAGCGATGGGTGCCTCCGTGGCGCAACACAGTGTGGTAAGGAGATCGTCGGCCATCCCCTGGGCCAGGCGGGCCATAAAATCGGCAGAGGCCGGCGCAATCACCACCTGGTCAGCCCACTTCGCAAGCTCAATGTGTCCCATGCCCGACTCGGCCTCCGGGTCCAGCAGGGAGGTTCGAACCGGCTCGCCACTGAGCGCCTGGAACGTCAGGGGCGTCACAAAAGCCTCGGCGCCGCGGGTCATGACCACGCGGACGCTGTGACCGGACTTTTTCAGCAGACGAACCAGTTCCGCACTTTTATAGGCAGCAATACCACCAGTGATGCCGAGCAGAATTCGTTTGGCAGCCATACGGGCTCCGTATCCTCGTAAAAAGAAAGGCTTATAAGATAGCATGCTCGGCCAGTACAGACAGCCTGCGAGGCCACCGCGACGTTTACCGATTGTTACTTTTTAAAGTAACCTTTGTAACCCTGAGACCTGTATCCCGGCGCAGGACGCGCCCGAAGCAACACCGCCCAACCCGCAAGGAAGCACCTATGCCCAATTCTGCCTGGCCCACGGACGAACGTCCCCGGGAACGCCTGCTCACCCATGGCCCCCAATCACTCTCCGACGCCGAACTACTGGCGATTTTTCTGCGCACCGGCACCACCGGGGTTCCGGTGATGGCAATGGCCCGCTCCCTGATCACTGAGTTCGGCAGCCTGCGAGGCCTGATGACCGCCTCCTGCAATCAGTTCTGCGAGGGCAGAGGCCTCGGCACCGCCAAGTACGCCCAGGTTCAGGCCGCCATGGAAATGGCCCGGCGGGTTATGGACGAACCCCTGCGCCAGGGCGATCCCCTGCGCTCGCCGGAAGACACCCGGCGATTTCTCACC
Proteins encoded in this window:
- the coaBC gene encoding bifunctional phosphopantothenoylcysteine decarboxylase/phosphopantothenate--cysteine ligase CoaBC produces the protein MAAKRILLGITGGIAAYKSAELVRLLKKSGHSVRVVMTRGAEAFVTPLTFQALSGEPVRTSLLDPEAESGMGHIELAKWADQVVIAPASADFMARLAQGMADDLLTTLCCATEAPIAVAPAMNQAMWGNCRTQRNIRLLQEDPQITLWGPDQGEQACGDTGPGRMLEPLVLAGFINDDRRDGPLVGKRVVITAGPTREPIDPVRYISNHSSGKMGYALAVAARNAGAEVVLVSGPVNIAVPPNVQIRNVVTAEDMLRESSTAVDEGCDLFIASAAVADYRPETCAGDKIKKSADQMALPLVRNPDTLATIAARTDAPFTVGFAAETTDVARYARDKLQRKKLRMIVANDVSVPGLGFNSDHNAVTVFWPDGQASIGPDSKQQIADRLVALIGEHLDRTPD
- the radC gene encoding DNA repair protein RadC; translation: MPNSAWPTDERPRERLLTHGPQSLSDAELLAIFLRTGTTGVPVMAMARSLITEFGSLRGLMTASCNQFCEGRGLGTAKYAQVQAAMEMARRVMDEPLRQGDPLRSPEDTRRFLTSRLGTHPHEVFAGLFLDNRHRVIQYRELFRGTIDGAAVYPREVVRQALDDNAAAVIFAHNHPSGVAEPSQADIALTRRLKEALGLVDIRVLDHMVVGHGEVISLAERGLM